AAAGTTTATGTGGATTCTATTGCCTGTACTTTTAGCAGCATTGGTATTTGTTGCATTTATATTTGGCAAGAAATATATAAACAAGAATAAGCAAGACCTAGTTTTAGTTCCTGCATTGACTGGTTTAACCGAAAACGAAGCATTAAATAAAGCTAAAGCAAATAATTTAATTGCTGTTGTTTCAGAATACAAGACTGAAAGTAATGTTGAACCAGGAAAAGTATTAGAACAAGATCCAGAATCTAGTACAGAAGTAAAAAAAGGAACTATTATAAAATTAGTTGTAAGCAAAGGTGAGGAACAGGTATCAGTACCTAATTTGTCTAATATGACTCTAGAAAATGCTAAAATCCAACTCAATAAATTGGGCTTAGAAATTGGCGAAATAACTAAAGAAAACAGTGATAATTTTGAAGCTGGAAAAATTATGCAACAACATCCGGATGCAGGAACTAGCATAAATAAAGATTCTAAAGTTGATGTTGTAATTTCTTTAGGTAAAAAAGAAGAGCTAGTAGAAATGGTTGATTTAATAGGGACTGATATTAGTCAAGCTAGTAATAAATTAAAATCAATTGGACTGAATATAGGAAATATTGAAAAGAAATTTAGTAATTCATACGATACAAACCAAGTTATATGGCAACAATATGACGCGGGAAAGAAACTTAAAAAAGATAGTTCAATTGATGTAATAATCAGTAAAGGTAAAAAGGAACCTGAAATGATTGATAAAGTATTTAGAATAAGTAAACCTGTAGAAAAAGGGATTTACACAGTAACTGTTAAAGATGAAACTGAAAACAACATTATCTATGAAGAAAACCATGACGCTTCTGAAGGAGATATAAGAATTAAAGTAAAAGCAAAGCCTAATAATGATATTAAAGTCTATATTAATGGAGAATTAGTTAATGTCGGATAAAACAGGTGTAATTACTAAAATTCAAAGAGAATTATTCTACGTAAGCATTGGAAACGAAGTGTATCCTTCGAAGGCAAAGGGGAATTTTAGGAACAAGAAAATTACTCCAGTTGTAGGGGATAAAGTAGATATAAATGTAGAAAATGGTCTTGGATTTATTTTAAAAATACATCCAAGATCTGTACTTTTACACCGCCCTGAGGTTAGTAATATAGATAAATGTTTCGTTCTAAGTAGCATTAAGTCACCTAATATTAATCTAATGTTACTAGACAAATATCTATTAATGATTGAGAAGAACAACATTGATTGCGTCATTGTATTTAATAAATCTGATTTGGTATCTGAGGATGAGAAAAAATTTTATGCTGATATATACAGAAATATTGGGTATAAAGTAATATTCAATTCAAATGAATCTTCAATTACTAATGAAGAGTTATTAAATGAATTCAAAAATCATATTAGTTGTGTAATTGGTCCTAGTGGGGCAGGGAAATCCAGTACTTTAAAAAAATTATTTCCAAATGAGGATTTTGTTTCTGGAAAAATTAGTGATAAAACTCAGAGGGGAAAACAGACGACGAGACACATTGAAATTAAAATGGTAGATGATAATACTTACGTTTTGGACACACCAGGTTTTAGTTCTTTTGATTTGTCTTTTTTAGATGACAAATCTGAAATCAAAAATAACTTTGTGGAATTTAGAAAAAACAGTTCAAAATGTAAGTTCAATAATTGTGATCACATTAATGAACCAAAATGTGAAATAAAAAGGCTTGTTGAAACTGGAGAAATATCTCAAAGTAGATATGATAATTATTTGAATATAGTTGAAGAATACGAAAAAATTAGGAGGTATTAATGGCTAATTTAAGTCCATCTTTGTTGGCTTGTAACTTTTTTGAGTTAGAAAAGAACTTAGATATACTAAAAAACAATGGAATAAAATATTTACACTTAGATGTTATGGATGGTAATTTTGTGCCAAACATTTCTTTTGGGCCAGCCATTATAAAACAAATAAGAGAAAAATATCCGGAATTTATTCTTGATTGTCACTTGATGGTTAATAAACCAGAAAATATTATAGATGACATGTTGAATGCTGGGGCGGACATAATTACTTTTCATCCAGAATCAACTTTTCATCCTCATAGGATTATTCAAACTGTTCATAAAGCTGGGAAAAAATGTGGATTAGCACTTAATCCATCCACAGGATTAGAATGTTGTGAATATATTATTGATGATTTGGATATAATACTAGTAATGAGTGTCAATCCAGGATTTGGAGGACAATCCTTTATAGAAAGTCAACATTCAAAAATAAAAGATGCAAGAAAAATGATTGAGAAATCGCAAAAAGATATTATATTGGAAGTTGATGGAGGGGTAAAAACTTCTAATGTCGATAAAGTGTTAGAATCAGGGGCTAATCTAATTGTAAGTGGTTCAGATGTTTTTAATCAAAATATAGAATCGCAATTAGATATTTACAATGAAAAATTATAGTAACAGGAGGATATATTGAACAAAAATTTGAGATTTATGGTTGAAGGAGCTATTACTTTAGCTCTGACAGCTGTGCTAAACAGTATTGTTATTTTTAAAATGCCAAGAGGGGGATCTGTTTCTTTGGCTGGATATGTTCCAATTTTATTATTTGGACTAAGATGGGGACTTAAACCAGGGATTGTAATTGGTTTAATGTATGGAATTTTAGATAGTTTTGTTGATTCATATGTTATTCATCCAATACAATACTTACTAGATTATCCAATAGCATACATGGCTTTAGGTCTATCAGGATTAGGATGTAATAATGAAACTTTGAGCGGTAAAATTAATTTTAAAATGATTTTAGCATGTGTATTCGCTATTTTAATGAGAGGAGTAGCTGCTATTTTAAGTGGTTACGTATTCTTCAAAGATACATTACCAAAAGATATACCTGCTTTACTAGGATCTTTCTTATATAATATTACCTACATTGTTCCTAATGGAATTATAGCGATAGTTGTCATATTAATTTTGATTAAACCTGTATCAAAGGTAAGTAAAAAATGATTGGTTTGATTTGTTGCGCTGGTGAATTATCTGATAAGAATCTTTTTGAAGAATATTATGAAAAGTCAGATTTTAAAATAGCTGTAGATGGTGGAACAAAATATTTCACCGAATATCACAAAGATTTTGATTTCGCTATAGGAGATTTTGATTCTATAAATCCAGAAGATAAAACTTTTCTAGAAGAAAACAACAAGATTCTTGAAAAATATAATTGTAAAAAAGATTTTACTGATTTTGAAGCCGCAATAAATATATTAATCGAAAAAAACTGTAATACAATATATGCTTTTGGGGCAACAGGAACTAGATTAGATCACACAATGTCGAATTTAATTTATTCAAAAAGATGCTTTGAAAAAGGGATTGAACTTATTTTTATTGGCAACAATAATATAATTAAATTCTTAGGAAAAAGCACAGATTGTGTTATGAAATATGATTATATTTCTATTGTAGTATTATCGAATAATGGAATGAAAATTAGATTAAAAGGTTTTGAATACGACAGTGAATTTTTAGATGTTGATTTTTGTTCAACTTTGACGATTAGCAATAAAATAAAAGATAAAAAAGCATATATAGAATTAATAGAAGGATATGGTCTTTTGATTGATTCTAGAGATTAAAAAAGAGTCGAATTTTCGACTCTTTGTTTTATTCTTCTTCTGTTGTTTTGATAAATTGAGGTCTTTCAACTAAACCTGATCTTAAGCATCTAGTGCATACATTGATTCTTTTTGGTTTGCCATCAACTAAAGCTCTAACTTTTCTGATGTTAGGTGCCCAGCTTCTATTTGAAGATCTTAAAGAAAATGATCTATTATTTCCGAAAGTTCTTGATTTACCACAAATTTCACATTTTTTGGACATAATTACACCTCCTGGTTCTTTTTCAAATGTCTCTTGATATTATAGCATATTTTAAAACTGAATTTCAAGCTTTTAGAGCTAAAATATGTTATAATAATATAGTATTAATATGTAAATTAGAATCTTAAACATTAAAAGAGTATAATATAATTAATTAGGTATCACAAATAGGAGGTAATATGACTACTAAAATTGATAACGAATATGGTTCAATATTAATATCAGATAATATCGTTAGAACTATTGCTAGTGAAACAGCTATGACTTGTTACGGAATTGTTGGACTAGCTTACAAAAATTTATCAGATGGATTTTTAATGTTACTCAATAAAGATAATATGAGTAAGGGAGTAAAAGTTTATACAAAAAATAATAAAATTGTAATAGATTTGACTGTAGTTTTGGAATATGGTACTAAAATTGCTGTGGTTTGCCAAAATATTATTGATACAGTTAAATATAGTGTAGAGAACAAAACTGGTCTTGAAGTAGAATGTGTAAATGTTCTTGTTCAAGATATGAGAATAAACGAAGAAAAATAGGGGGCACAATGAAGAATGACGCAACACTGTTCAAGAATTGCCTTCTAGCGGGATTTAAGAACTTAGAAAATAAAAGAGAAATAGTAAATAGCTTAAATGTTTTTCCAGTTCCAGATGGAGATACTGGTACTAATATGACATTGACAATTAAATCAGCTATTTCTAAAGTGAATGGCGTAGCTGATGTGAGCATTGCAAATTTAGCTAAAGCTATGAGTGATGGTTCTCTTATGGGAGCTAGAGGGAATTCTGGTGTAATTACTTCTCAAATCATGAGAGGTTTTTATAATGGATTTAAAGATTATACTGAATTTAATATATTTGCATTGAGAGATGGATTTGTAGAAAGTTATAAAACTGCCTACAAAGCTGTTATGAAACCAACAGAAGGAACTATTCTTACAGTTTCTAGATGTATGGGTGAATTTGCTGATCAAAATTATCAAAATTACGAAGATATCAAAGAATTTTTGACAGATATTATATCTGAAGGTAACAAAGCACTTCTTAAAACTAAAGAAATGTTACCTGTTTTGAAAGAAGCCGACGTAGTTGACGCGGGTGGACAAGGATTAATGTTATTCTTAGAAGGTGTGTTAAATTACGATAATGAAAAATTGATTTCAGAAACAATAATTGACGAATCTTCTAGAACTATTAATGAAAATACAAATGTTGTATCAGATGAAGAAATAGAATTCGGATATTGTACTGAATTTTTTATAATTACTGATGCAGATGAAAATTCATATAGATCAAAATTAGAAAACTTTGGTGATTGTTTACTAGTTGTAAAAGGTGATGGAGTAATCAAAACTCATATTCACACTAATAATCCAGGTAAAGTTTTAGAAATTGCCATGGAATTAGGTGCTCTAAGAGATATCAAAATAGATAATATGAGACTACAACATCAAAACTTGCATTCTACTGAAGAAGAAATAAGCCAAGCTTCTACTAAACATTCAGAACCAGAAAAAGATTTTGGATTTGTAGTGGTTAGCAACGGTAAAGGATTCAGTAAAGTTTTCGATATGTTAAATGTGGATGAAGTGATTACTGGTGGTCAAACAATGAATCCATCAACTGAAGATATAGTCAATTCCATAGAAAAAGTTAATGCAAAGACAGTTTTTGTATTCCCTAACAATAAGAACATCATATTATCAGCTAATCAAGCAAAACAAATAGTTGATAAAAAAGTTTTCGTTGTAGAAACAAAAGCCGTACCACAATCTATTTCGGCACTTTTAGCTTTCAACGAAGAAGTAAGTGCAGAAGAAAATTTTGATAACTTTAACGATGTAATATCAACAGTAAAGACTGGTGAAGTTACTTTTGCTGTAAAAGATTTAAATATGTCAGATATAAAAGTAAAGAAAGATGACATTATAGGTCTTGACCAAAAGAATATCAGAGCGGTAGGGAATGATATCAATAAAGTTTCAATGGATTTATTAAGACAACTAATTCAAAAAGACGATTCATTGGTTACAATTTATTACGGTGAAGGCTGTGATGAAATGGTTGCTAATAAGTTGAAGGATAGTTTGGAAGAAGAATATAAAAACATTGATATTGAGGTTGTTGAAGGATCTCAACCTTTATATTACTATGTATTTTCAATAGAATAACTCCTTACAAATAATTACAGATAATAGATCGATTTTCATCGGTCTATTATTTGTATGTTTAATGTAGGGATTTTTTTGTGTGGTGAGTTATGCAATTATCAGAAATAAAAGGAATAGGAAAGAAAAAATTAGAAGTTTTAAACTCCATGGGTATTTTTGATGTTAATGATTTATTAAATTATTTTCCATATAGATACGAAAATAGATCGATCATTAAAAACATTATAGATACAAGAGATGAAGAAAGCTGCGTTATAAAAGTCAAATTTATTTCAAAACCTGTAACTAAATATCTTAGAAGAAATTTGAATTTAACATCTGCTATTGCTTTTGACGATACTTCTAAAATCAGTGTGTCGTGGTTTAATCAGCCTTTTATCAGAAATCAAATTTTACCAAACACTACCTACTACTTGTATGGGAAAATAAATAGAGTTCAAAATCAATTTAAGATATCCTCTCCAATTTTAAGTAAATCTTTTGGTGGTAAATTGGGTATTATTTATCCAATTTACAAAGTAAAAAAAGGCGTTACAAATAATGATATGATTAAATTCATTGATTTTGCTATTAAACATTGTATTGATGAAATTAAAAATGTTATTCCTTATAGTATGATTAAAAACTACGATATTGAGAACAAAAGAAATGCAATAAAAAACATACACAAACCTGTAGATTATGCACAATTTAAACGAGCTAGGACAGCACTTGTTCTTGAAGAAGTTATTATAATGCAATTGGCAATGAAATCAATGAAGACAACACTCAACGAACAAAATTATATAAAATTTAAAACAGACGAAAGCATAGATATTTTCATAAAATCTCTGAAATTTGAACTTACAAAAGGACAGTTAGAAGCAATTAAAGATATTGAAAGTGATATGACATCTGAAAAGAGAATGAATAGATTGGTTCAAGGAGATGTAGGAAGTGGAAAGACAATAGTAGCTGAAGCAGCAATATTCAAATCATATTCAAGTGGTTATCAATCAGCTTTTATGGCTCCTACGGATATTTTAGCGACACAACATTATGAAAGCCTATCTGATGATTTTTCAAAATTTGGGCTAAAAGTTTGTTTATTAAAATCTGATTTAACAAAATCGGAAAAAGATTCTGTTTTAGAAGGAATAAAGTCGGGGTATTTTGATGTCATAGTTGGTACGCATGCAATAATTCAAGATTTTGTAGAATTCAAAAAGCTTGGACTTGTAATTACCGATGAGCAACATAGATTTGGTGTAGGTCAAAGAAAGAAAATTTCAGACAAGGGACAAAATCCAGACGTTCTTGTAATGACAGCTACTCCGATTCCAAGAACTTTAGCACTTTCTTACTACGGGGATTTGGATATATCAACAATAAATGAAATGCCTAAGGGTAGAAAAATAATAGAAACATATTCTGTTGGATTTAGTTATGAAAAAAGAATAGCAGCTTTTATCAGAAAACAAGTTGAAAATGGGTTTCAAGCTTATGTTGTGTGTCCATTGATAGAAGAATCTGAAGCATTGGATTTAGAGAACGTAACAGAACTTTACAATAGGTTATCTAGTGAATATTTTTCTGATATAAATGTTGGAATGTTACATGGTAAAATGAAATCTTCGGAAAAAGAAGAAGTAATGAAAGAATTTGTAGACGGGAAAACAAAAATATTGGTATCTACAACAGTTATTGAAGTTGGCGTTAATGTAAAAAAAGCAAATGTAATTGTTATATATAATGCAGAAAGATTTGGACTTTCACAACTTCATCAACTAAGAGGTAGAGTGGGAAGATCTTCAGATCAATCTTATTGTATTCTTATAAACAATGCACATTCTGATGAACAAATGGAAAGAATGAATATTATGGTTAAGACAAACAGCGGATTTGAACTATCACAAAAGGATTTGATGATGAGAGGTAGTGGTGATTTGTTAGGAACTAGACAATCAGGGATACCACTTTTAAACATAGCAGACCTAGAAAAAGACTATGAATTGATAGAAAAGGCTGCTGTTATAACCGATTATATATATACGAATGATTTATGCAAAACTAAAGAATATATGTATTTGGATGAAGAAATTAATAAGTTTAAAGATAAATTACTAGAAAATGTTATATTTAATTGAGGTGAGAAATGAAAGTTATTTCAGGAAAAATGAGAGGTATGAACTTAAATACCGATTTAGATAGATTTACAAGACCGACAGAAGGTAAAATAAAAGAAGCGATATTCAGCGTGATTTTTCAAGTAAAACCTAATTCCAAAGCATTAGATTTATTTGCAGGAAGTGGAGCAGTTGGTATAGAGTTCATAAGTCGTGGATGTGATTTAGTAGTATTTAGTGAAGCTTCTAATGATAATATAAAATGCATCAATGAAAATATTGAGCATACAAAATCACAGGAATTCGCAAAAGTCTTTAAAGGTGATTTTAAGAAAAATTTATTAAATATCAGAAGACAAGGATTAAAATTTGATTATGTTTTTATCGATCCGCCTTATGAAAGATTAAATTATTACAAAGAATCCATTCAGATGCTAATAGATAATGATCTTTTAAATGATGATTGTCTTGTAATATTAGAATCCGAAAAAGAATTATCTGATGAATATTTCAAAAATTTGAAATTAGAAAAACAAAAACAATATGGCAAAAAGAAGAATATATATTTTTTGAGGAATGATAATGAATAAAACAAAAGTATTATATCCAGGTAGTTTTGATCCGATTACAAATGGACATATGGATATTATTGAAAGAAGCGCAAAAATTTTTGAAGAAGTAAATGTAGCTGTTGTAAAAAACATTCAAAAGAAAAGCACTTTTTCACTTGAACAAAGAGTTGCTATGATTGAAAAAGCATGTAACCACTTATCTAATGTAAGGGTTCATCAATTTGAAGGATTAACTGTAGATTTTGCAAAACAAATAGGTTGTAGTACAATTATAAGGGGACTACGTGCTGTGAGTGATTTTGAATCAGAAATGCAAATGTCTTTGGCTAATAAGAAGTTAAATAATGAATTAGAAACATTGTTTTTAGTTGCGGATGGCAAATATGCATTTCTTTCGTCGTCTATAGTAAGAGAGATAGCTTCCTATGGCGCTGATATATCAGAACTTGTTCCAGAAAATATCATTGACGATATAAAGGATAAATTTAACGATAAATAAATGCTTTATCTTGAATTAATTTGATATTTTTATTATAATAATTGTAAGAATAATTAGCTCAATGCAGGAGGGTTACATGGATATTATTAAGTTAATAGAAGAAATGGAAGACATACTTGATGAAGCATCAACAGTTCCATTTTCTAAAAAAGTTATGGTTGAAAGAGAAGAACTTCTATCAGTTTTAAAAGATATGAGAGAAAATTTACCAGAAGAAATCAAACAAGCTCAATGGACTAATGCTGAAAAGAATAGAATTATCGATGAGGCTAACAGAGAATCTGAAAATATTAGAACTCAAGCTTACAAAGAAGCAGAAAAAATCGACCAAGAAGCTCGTAACAGATTTGAAACAATGGTAAATGAACACGATGTTACTATTGCAGCTCAAAAAAATGCAGAAGAAATTACTTCTCAAGCTGAAAACAATGCTAGATTATTAAAGAGTCAATCTATCCAATATATCGATGAAATGTTGGAAACAACTCAAGACAAATTGAACAATCTATTGGAAGAATTACAAGAAAACAGAAATGAATTAAAAGGCTAATAAAAAGCTTGGTAGTTTTAGATGACTACCAAGCTTTTTTAAGTATTATTTTAATAAATTATCTGCAAATTTTTTGATATCAGCAGTAGAATTTTCGTCTGGGGTATCATAGCAGATTACAGTATCAATAACGTTTAAATTATTTTTCGAACATCTTTCTTTCCAAAGGTCCATCCATTCACCGTTGTTCCATTCATAAGAACCAAAGAGAGCAATTTTTTTATCACTTAATGTATTTTCTAAATCAGAAAACATCGGTTCAAATGAAGTATCTTCTAGTTCTTCATCACCCATAGCAGGGCACCCAAAAGCAATAACATCGAAATTGTCGATATCGTAGTTTTTATAATCATCACTAAATACCATTTCGACTTTAGATCCTTTTGACTCGCATTCTTCTTTAATAATTTGAGCCATTTTTTCAGTGTTACCAGTTTGAGACCAGTATAAAATTAATAAATTCATAATTTACTCCTTAAAATAATTTATTATATCAAACAAGTTATTTCCTTGTAATGATAATCTTTTTGTTACGAGCTTAGCATAGTCATATTTTTTAAATATATCTTTTGCCTTTTCCACATCAGAATATACTTTCCACTTTCCAGAAATACATTCATTTTTTCCGTTGTAATTAATAAATCCAAGCACATCCT
This Finegoldia magna ATCC 53516 DNA region includes the following protein-coding sequences:
- the rsgA gene encoding ribosome small subunit-dependent GTPase A is translated as MSDKTGVITKIQRELFYVSIGNEVYPSKAKGNFRNKKITPVVGDKVDINVENGLGFILKIHPRSVLLHRPEVSNIDKCFVLSSIKSPNINLMLLDKYLLMIEKNNIDCVIVFNKSDLVSEDEKKFYADIYRNIGYKVIFNSNESSITNEELLNEFKNHISCVIGPSGAGKSSTLKKLFPNEDFVSGKISDKTQRGKQTTRHIEIKMVDDNTYVLDTPGFSSFDLSFLDDKSEIKNNFVEFRKNSSKCKFNNCDHINEPKCEIKRLVETGEISQSRYDNYLNIVEEYEKIRRY
- the rpe gene encoding ribulose-phosphate 3-epimerase, whose protein sequence is MANLSPSLLACNFFELEKNLDILKNNGIKYLHLDVMDGNFVPNISFGPAIIKQIREKYPEFILDCHLMVNKPENIIDDMLNAGADIITFHPESTFHPHRIIQTVHKAGKKCGLALNPSTGLECCEYIIDDLDIILVMSVNPGFGGQSFIESQHSKIKDARKMIEKSQKDIILEVDGGVKTSNVDKVLESGANLIVSGSDVFNQNIESQLDIYNEKL
- the thiT gene encoding energy-coupled thiamine transporter ThiT is translated as MNKNLRFMVEGAITLALTAVLNSIVIFKMPRGGSVSLAGYVPILLFGLRWGLKPGIVIGLMYGILDSFVDSYVIHPIQYLLDYPIAYMALGLSGLGCNNETLSGKINFKMILACVFAILMRGVAAILSGYVFFKDTLPKDIPALLGSFLYNITYIVPNGIIAIVVILILIKPVSKVSKK
- a CDS encoding thiamine diphosphokinase, whose product is MIGLICCAGELSDKNLFEEYYEKSDFKIAVDGGTKYFTEYHKDFDFAIGDFDSINPEDKTFLEENNKILEKYNCKKDFTDFEAAINILIEKNCNTIYAFGATGTRLDHTMSNLIYSKRCFEKGIELIFIGNNNIIKFLGKSTDCVMKYDYISIVVLSNNGMKIRLKGFEYDSEFLDVDFCSTLTISNKIKDKKAYIELIEGYGLLIDSRD
- the rpmB gene encoding 50S ribosomal protein L28 — its product is MSKKCEICGKSRTFGNNRSFSLRSSNRSWAPNIRKVRALVDGKPKRINVCTRCLRSGLVERPQFIKTTEEE
- a CDS encoding Asp23/Gls24 family envelope stress response protein, giving the protein MTTKIDNEYGSILISDNIVRTIASETAMTCYGIVGLAYKNLSDGFLMLLNKDNMSKGVKVYTKNNKIVIDLTVVLEYGTKIAVVCQNIIDTVKYSVENKTGLEVECVNVLVQDMRINEEK
- a CDS encoding DAK2 domain-containing protein; amino-acid sequence: MKNDATLFKNCLLAGFKNLENKREIVNSLNVFPVPDGDTGTNMTLTIKSAISKVNGVADVSIANLAKAMSDGSLMGARGNSGVITSQIMRGFYNGFKDYTEFNIFALRDGFVESYKTAYKAVMKPTEGTILTVSRCMGEFADQNYQNYEDIKEFLTDIISEGNKALLKTKEMLPVLKEADVVDAGGQGLMLFLEGVLNYDNEKLISETIIDESSRTINENTNVVSDEEIEFGYCTEFFIITDADENSYRSKLENFGDCLLVVKGDGVIKTHIHTNNPGKVLEIAMELGALRDIKIDNMRLQHQNLHSTEEEISQASTKHSEPEKDFGFVVVSNGKGFSKVFDMLNVDEVITGGQTMNPSTEDIVNSIEKVNAKTVFVFPNNKNIILSANQAKQIVDKKVFVVETKAVPQSISALLAFNEEVSAEENFDNFNDVISTVKTGEVTFAVKDLNMSDIKVKKDDIIGLDQKNIRAVGNDINKVSMDLLRQLIQKDDSLVTIYYGEGCDEMVANKLKDSLEEEYKNIDIEVVEGSQPLYYYVFSIE
- the recG gene encoding ATP-dependent DNA helicase RecG, producing MQLSEIKGIGKKKLEVLNSMGIFDVNDLLNYFPYRYENRSIIKNIIDTRDEESCVIKVKFISKPVTKYLRRNLNLTSAIAFDDTSKISVSWFNQPFIRNQILPNTTYYLYGKINRVQNQFKISSPILSKSFGGKLGIIYPIYKVKKGVTNNDMIKFIDFAIKHCIDEIKNVIPYSMIKNYDIENKRNAIKNIHKPVDYAQFKRARTALVLEEVIIMQLAMKSMKTTLNEQNYIKFKTDESIDIFIKSLKFELTKGQLEAIKDIESDMTSEKRMNRLVQGDVGSGKTIVAEAAIFKSYSSGYQSAFMAPTDILATQHYESLSDDFSKFGLKVCLLKSDLTKSEKDSVLEGIKSGYFDVIVGTHAIIQDFVEFKKLGLVITDEQHRFGVGQRKKISDKGQNPDVLVMTATPIPRTLALSYYGDLDISTINEMPKGRKIIETYSVGFSYEKRIAAFIRKQVENGFQAYVVCPLIEESEALDLENVTELYNRLSSEYFSDINVGMLHGKMKSSEKEEVMKEFVDGKTKILVSTTVIEVGVNVKKANVIVIYNAERFGLSQLHQLRGRVGRSSDQSYCILINNAHSDEQMERMNIMVKTNSGFELSQKDLMMRGSGDLLGTRQSGIPLLNIADLEKDYELIEKAAVITDYIYTNDLCKTKEYMYLDEEINKFKDKLLENVIFN
- the rsmD gene encoding 16S rRNA (guanine(966)-N(2))-methyltransferase RsmD, with the protein product MKVISGKMRGMNLNTDLDRFTRPTEGKIKEAIFSVIFQVKPNSKALDLFAGSGAVGIEFISRGCDLVVFSEASNDNIKCINENIEHTKSQEFAKVFKGDFKKNLLNIRRQGLKFDYVFIDPPYERLNYYKESIQMLIDNDLLNDDCLVILESEKELSDEYFKNLKLEKQKQYGKKKNIYFLRNDNE
- the coaD gene encoding pantetheine-phosphate adenylyltransferase, which encodes MNKTKVLYPGSFDPITNGHMDIIERSAKIFEEVNVAVVKNIQKKSTFSLEQRVAMIEKACNHLSNVRVHQFEGLTVDFAKQIGCSTIIRGLRAVSDFESEMQMSLANKKLNNELETLFLVADGKYAFLSSSIVREIASYGADISELVPENIIDDIKDKFNDK
- a CDS encoding flavodoxin; amino-acid sequence: MNLLILYWSQTGNTEKMAQIIKEECESKGSKVEMVFSDDYKNYDIDNFDVIAFGCPAMGDEELEDTSFEPMFSDLENTLSDKKIALFGSYEWNNGEWMDLWKERCSKNNLNVIDTVICYDTPDENSTADIKKFADNLLK